In the genome of Polaribacter atrinae, one region contains:
- a CDS encoding NUDIX hydrolase, whose product MDELIDILTPEGKPTGKTALKSEAHQNGWFHATVHIWLFTSDEKILLQKRALTKKVFPGLWDISVAGHAGAGEDLLTSAKREVLEEIGLLLTEKDLIKIGTRIHQVSHSNGIIDNEHHHVFIAELKVPLSTLKIQEEEVDAIQLFDLSVLKNTKNIENVLLPRFHDYYCSVYNQIIKNIQNSHQNEKK is encoded by the coding sequence ATGGACGAACTCATCGACATTTTAACTCCCGAAGGAAAACCTACAGGAAAAACAGCTTTAAAATCTGAAGCACATCAAAATGGTTGGTTTCATGCCACTGTTCATATTTGGCTTTTTACTTCGGATGAAAAAATACTACTTCAAAAAAGAGCGCTGACTAAAAAAGTATTTCCTGGTTTGTGGGATATTTCTGTTGCAGGACATGCTGGTGCAGGAGAAGATCTTTTAACATCAGCAAAAAGAGAAGTCTTAGAAGAAATCGGTTTACTATTAACCGAAAAAGACCTCATCAAGATTGGTACAAGAATTCATCAAGTTTCTCATTCAAACGGAATTATAGATAACGAACATCATCATGTTTTTATAGCTGAACTAAAAGTTCCTTTATCAACTTTAAAAATTCAGGAAGAAGAAGTTGATGCCATTCAATTATTTGATTTATCAGTATTAAAAAATACTAAAAACATAGAAAACGTTTTACTACCAAGGTTTCACGATTATTACTGTTCGGTATATAATCAGATCATAAAAAACATTCAAAACTCACATCAAAATGAAAAAAAATAA
- a CDS encoding ABC transporter ATP-binding protein: protein MKLVIENLTKTYKNGVKAIDNLSIEIGTGMFGLLGPNGAGKSSLMRTIATLQSPDSGSITFGDIKVLEDNMSLRKVLGYLPQSFGVYPKMSAEELLDYFATLKGIANKTERQAIVKEVLEITNLYEVRHKHVAGYSGGMKQRFGIAQLLLNNPKLIIVDEPTAGLDPAERHRFLNVLREVGSNCTVIFSTHIVEDVKELCNEMAILNGGKILKHSTPQKATEELKNTIWTKIIEKDDLEENMKLYNVLSRNFNTDNTLNIRVHAAEKPSEDFIAATPQLDDVYFIALKQDEPVLV, encoded by the coding sequence ATGAAGTTAGTAATTGAAAATTTAACCAAGACATATAAAAACGGAGTAAAAGCTATTGATAATTTAAGTATCGAAATAGGTACCGGAATGTTTGGTTTATTAGGACCAAATGGTGCAGGGAAATCATCTTTAATGAGAACCATTGCAACGTTACAAAGTCCAGATTCTGGTTCAATTACTTTTGGTGATATTAAAGTTTTAGAAGACAATATGTCTTTGCGTAAAGTGTTAGGTTATTTGCCACAATCTTTTGGTGTGTATCCAAAAATGTCTGCAGAAGAATTGTTAGATTATTTTGCGACTTTAAAAGGAATAGCCAATAAAACAGAAAGACAAGCAATTGTAAAAGAAGTTTTAGAAATTACTAATTTATACGAAGTAAGGCACAAACATGTTGCAGGATATTCTGGAGGAATGAAACAACGTTTTGGTATTGCACAATTACTTTTAAATAACCCAAAATTAATTATTGTTGATGAACCAACTGCAGGTTTAGATCCAGCAGAAAGACATCGTTTTTTAAATGTTTTAAGAGAAGTTGGTAGCAATTGTACAGTTATTTTTTCTACACATATTGTAGAGGATGTAAAGGAATTGTGTAATGAAATGGCTATTTTAAACGGAGGTAAAATATTAAAACATTCTACACCACAAAAAGCTACAGAAGAATTAAAAAACACTATTTGGACCAAGATTATAGAGAAAGATGATTTAGAAGAAAACATGAAGCTTTATAATGTATTGTCTAGAAATTTTAATACAGACAATACATTAAACATAAGAGTACATGCTGCAGAAAAACCTTCGGAAGATTTTATTGCTGCAACACCACAGTTAGACGATGTGTATTTTATCGCTTTAAAACAAGATGAACCAGTTTTGGTTTAA
- a CDS encoding DUF294 nucleotidyltransferase-like domain-containing protein, producing the protein MKNSIAERVYDFLKNYPPFNLLTNNKILEIASQVSIIYLEKGKVIFNEHDEIHKQFYIVRNGGISLYKNSNDKKSLIDICDGGDIFGLRPLISKENYLLDAIANEESIVYAIPIEIFESVSERSLKINKYLLTSFASNSFDPYTNEQNNNVFTDYIETDNLAYSNLHSVNYTKKPLTCTIKSTVKEAAIKMSDQRIGCIIVVDDACVPLGIITNSDLKNKIATGLFSIDTSVKEIMSSPVITQSKNLTVLDAQLQMIKHTVGHLCITADGTGNSKLIGILTNHDVLASLGNNPTVILKEIKRAKKTKEIRDIRNKANQLLKSYLEQNIPLSHISKIISEINDGVTTRVIELSLKKMETTPPVKFTWLALGSQGRKEQLLYTDQDNALIFEDVAKEKYTETKEYFLKLAGHITKSLHKIGYEYCPAEMMASNPKWCLSLSEWKDQFNDWIFNVNEEAILLSSIFFDFNAIYGEVSMAKDLTTSIFKTLNERSLLFTFLGKEAIASPSPLSFFKQFLVENNGDHKDSFNIKQRALMPLINAARLLTLSNNIFEINNTAHRFERLAEIEPQNKELYQSCSYAFKALLKFKTKQGILHNDSGKFIKLDSLTKEEKLKLKRCFKPIREIQEVLSIRFNLTNRL; encoded by the coding sequence ATGAAAAATTCAATTGCAGAACGTGTTTACGATTTTTTAAAAAACTACCCGCCTTTCAATTTATTAACGAATAATAAAATACTTGAAATTGCCTCTCAAGTATCCATCATATATTTAGAAAAAGGGAAAGTTATTTTTAACGAGCATGATGAAATCCATAAACAGTTTTACATTGTAAGAAATGGTGGAATTAGCTTGTACAAAAACTCTAATGACAAAAAATCATTGATAGACATTTGTGATGGTGGAGACATTTTTGGTTTACGACCGTTAATTAGTAAAGAAAATTATTTACTCGACGCAATTGCCAATGAAGAATCTATTGTCTACGCTATTCCTATTGAAATTTTTGAATCGGTATCAGAAAGAAGCTTAAAAATCAATAAATATCTGCTAACATCCTTTGCTTCAAACTCTTTTGACCCTTACACAAATGAACAAAACAACAATGTTTTTACAGATTATATAGAGACTGATAATTTAGCATACTCTAATTTACACTCTGTAAATTATACAAAGAAACCTTTAACTTGTACCATTAAATCTACCGTTAAAGAGGCTGCAATTAAAATGAGTGACCAAAGAATTGGCTGTATTATTGTAGTTGATGATGCTTGTGTTCCTCTAGGAATTATCACAAATAGTGATCTTAAAAATAAAATAGCGACAGGTCTTTTTTCTATAGATACCTCGGTGAAAGAAATTATGTCTTCTCCGGTAATTACGCAATCTAAAAACCTAACTGTTTTAGACGCTCAATTACAGATGATAAAACATACCGTTGGCCATTTGTGTATTACAGCAGATGGAACAGGGAACTCTAAATTGATTGGAATTTTAACAAATCATGATGTTTTAGCATCTCTTGGAAACAACCCTACAGTTATTTTAAAAGAGATTAAACGCGCTAAAAAGACCAAAGAAATTCGTGATATTAGAAACAAAGCAAACCAACTTTTAAAATCTTATTTAGAACAAAATATTCCGTTATCGCATATTTCTAAAATTATCTCAGAAATTAATGACGGTGTTACCACAAGAGTTATAGAACTTTCTTTAAAAAAGATGGAAACTACGCCTCCTGTTAAATTTACTTGGTTAGCATTAGGGAGTCAAGGTAGAAAAGAACAACTTTTATATACAGACCAAGACAACGCTTTAATTTTTGAAGATGTTGCTAAAGAAAAGTATACAGAAACTAAAGAATATTTTTTAAAACTAGCCGGACATATTACAAAATCGTTGCATAAAATTGGCTACGAATATTGTCCTGCAGAAATGATGGCAAGCAATCCTAAATGGTGTTTATCTTTGTCTGAATGGAAGGATCAATTTAACGACTGGATTTTTAATGTTAACGAAGAAGCTATTTTATTATCATCGATTTTCTTTGATTTTAATGCCATTTATGGTGAGGTTTCTATGGCTAAAGATCTAACTACAAGTATTTTTAAAACCCTTAATGAAAGAAGTCTTCTATTTACATTTTTAGGAAAAGAGGCAATTGCAAGCCCTTCTCCTTTAAGTTTTTTTAAACAGTTTCTAGTAGAGAACAATGGGGATCACAAAGACTCTTTTAACATAAAACAAAGAGCATTAATGCCATTAATTAATGCGGCAAGACTTTTAACACTCTCTAACAATATTTTTGAAATTAATAATACCGCTCACCGTTTTGAAAGGTTAGCAGAAATAGAGCCGCAAAATAAAGAACTGTACCAATCGTGTTCATATGCTTTTAAAGCCTTGCTAAAGTTTAAAACAAAACAAGGTATCTTACACAATGATTCTGGTAAATTTATTAAATTAGACTCTTTAACTA
- a CDS encoding M42 family metallopeptidase has product MAKKSILNKDSLTFLEKYLNNAAPTGYEWEGQKIWMDYLKPYVDTFITDTYGSAVGVINPDAKYKVVIEGHADEISWYVNYISDNGLIYVIRNGGSDHQIAPSKIVNIHTKNGIVKGVFGWPAIHTRDKASEQAPKPDNIFIDTGCATKEEVEALGVHVGCVITYPDEFHILNGDKFVCRALDNRMGGFMIAEVARLLKENKKELPFGLYITNSVQEEIGLRGAEMITQTIKPNVAIVTDVTHDTTTPMIEKKSAGLLELGKGPVIAYAPAVQQKLRDLITETAEAKKIPFQRSALSRATGTDTDAFAYSNGGVASALISLPLRYMHTTVEMVHRDDVENVIKMIYETLLNIKGGETFSYFE; this is encoded by the coding sequence ATGGCAAAAAAATCAATTTTAAATAAAGATTCACTTACATTTTTAGAGAAATACTTAAATAATGCTGCACCAACCGGTTACGAATGGGAAGGTCAGAAAATTTGGATGGACTACCTAAAACCTTATGTCGATACATTTATTACAGATACTTACGGTTCTGCTGTTGGGGTTATAAATCCGGATGCAAAATACAAAGTAGTTATTGAAGGGCATGCAGATGAAATTTCTTGGTATGTAAATTATATTTCTGACAACGGATTAATTTACGTGATTAGAAACGGAGGTTCTGATCATCAAATTGCACCAAGTAAAATTGTAAACATCCATACTAAAAACGGCATTGTAAAAGGTGTTTTTGGATGGCCAGCAATTCATACTAGAGATAAAGCAAGTGAACAAGCGCCAAAACCAGATAATATTTTTATTGATACAGGTTGTGCTACTAAAGAAGAAGTAGAAGCTTTAGGCGTACATGTTGGTTGTGTAATTACCTATCCAGATGAATTTCACATCTTAAACGGAGACAAATTTGTTTGTAGAGCTTTAGACAACAGAATGGGTGGTTTTATGATTGCCGAAGTAGCTCGTTTATTAAAAGAAAACAAAAAAGAATTGCCTTTCGGATTGTACATTACCAACTCTGTACAAGAAGAAATTGGTTTACGTGGAGCAGAAATGATTACACAAACTATTAAACCAAATGTAGCTATTGTTACCGATGTAACACACGACACCACTACTCCAATGATCGAGAAAAAATCTGCTGGTCTTTTAGAGTTAGGTAAAGGTCCGGTTATTGCTTATGCACCAGCTGTACAACAAAAATTACGTGATTTAATTACAGAGACTGCCGAAGCTAAAAAGATACCTTTTCAGCGTTCTGCACTTTCTAGAGCAACAGGAACAGATACAGATGCTTTTGCATATAGTAACGGTGGCGTTGCTTCTGCTTTAATTTCTTTACCTTTAAGATACATGCATACTACTGTAGAAATGGTACATAGAGACGATGTAGAAAATGTTATTAAAATGATTTATGAAACTTTATTGAATATTAAAGGAGGAGAAACTTTTTCTTATTTTGAATAA